In Spirobacillus cienkowskii, a genomic segment contains:
- the fliE gene encoding flagellar hook-basal body complex protein FliE, whose translation MINPISQSQLEYIRLKQKLINSVPQQSGGGTPPINPMEKTEFQDLVEKGVKEVNIGAREAEKASMDLASGRSSNIHETMLAVTKAELGFNMLVQMRNKVIEAYQEVMRMQV comes from the coding sequence ATGATTAATCCAATTTCGCAATCTCAGCTAGAATATATAAGATTAAAACAAAAATTAATAAACTCTGTTCCACAACAAAGTGGAGGAGGTACGCCTCCTATAAATCCAATGGAGAAAACAGAATTTCAAGATTTGGTAGAAAAAGGAGTTAAAGAAGTCAACATTGGTGCCCGTGAGGCTGAAAAAGCGAGTATGGATTTGGCGTCTGGTCGTTCAAGTAATATTCATGAAACAATGCTTGCTGTTACTAAAGCAGAACTCGGATTTAATATGTTAGTTCAAATGCGAAATAAAGTGATTGAAGCTTATCAAGAAGTTATGAGAATGCAGGTATAA